The Bordetella sp. FB-8 genome includes a window with the following:
- the hisC gene encoding histidinol-phosphate transaminase, with product MSKQEFAAPSYIGNLPAYQAGKPIEELAREYGLDPKRIIKLASNENPLGMPASARAALGEAAATLARYPDANGFDLKSALSSRYGVPMNWLTLGNGSNDLLEMIAMTLLPRESSAVYAQYAFVVYRLATQARGARHIMVPAKDYGHDLEAMFEAIADDTRLLFLANPNNPTGTFHTGAQIEAFLAKVHAAHGDRVTVVLDEAYNEFLDPELRFDSVELVRRYPNLVVSRTFSKAYGLAGLRVGYAIAQPYLTELFNRVRQPFNVNTLAQAAAIAALKDADFLQQAYESNKAGKAQLSQAFEKLGLRYVPSYGNFVLVHVGDAARINLELLKRGIIVRPTANDGLPEWLRVSIGLPQENERFIEALAQILQDK from the coding sequence ATGAGCAAGCAAGAGTTTGCAGCACCGTCCTATATCGGCAACCTGCCGGCCTACCAGGCCGGCAAACCCATCGAAGAACTGGCCCGAGAATACGGGCTGGATCCGAAGCGCATCATCAAGCTGGCCTCCAACGAAAATCCGTTGGGCATGCCGGCTTCGGCGCGCGCAGCGCTGGGTGAGGCGGCCGCGACGCTGGCGCGCTACCCCGATGCCAACGGCTTCGACCTGAAATCGGCCCTGTCGTCGCGCTACGGCGTGCCCATGAATTGGCTGACGCTGGGCAACGGTTCGAACGACCTGCTCGAGATGATTGCGATGACGCTGCTGCCGAGGGAAAGCTCGGCTGTGTATGCGCAATATGCCTTCGTGGTGTATCGCCTGGCCACGCAGGCGCGCGGCGCGCGTCACATCATGGTGCCGGCCAAGGACTACGGCCACGACCTGGAAGCGATGTTCGAGGCCATCGCCGACGACACGCGGCTGCTGTTTCTGGCCAACCCCAACAACCCCACCGGTACCTTCCATACCGGCGCGCAAATCGAGGCTTTCCTGGCCAAGGTGCACGCCGCTCACGGCGACCGGGTGACAGTGGTCCTGGACGAGGCCTACAACGAGTTCCTTGATCCCGAGTTGCGTTTCGACAGCGTGGAACTGGTGCGCCGCTATCCCAATCTGGTGGTGTCGCGCACTTTCTCCAAGGCCTATGGCCTGGCAGGCCTGCGCGTGGGCTACGCGATCGCGCAGCCTTACCTGACCGAGTTGTTCAACCGCGTACGCCAGCCTTTCAACGTGAACACGCTGGCTCAGGCCGCAGCGATCGCGGCGCTCAAGGATGCGGACTTCCTGCAGCAAGCCTACGAAAGCAACAAGGCCGGCAAAGCGCAACTGTCGCAGGCCTTCGAGAAATTGGGCCTGCGCTATGTGCCCAGCTATGGCAATTTCGTGCTGGTGCACGTGGGCGATGCCGCGCGCATCAATCTCGAACTGCTCAAGCGCGGCATCATCGTGCGTCCCACGGCCAACGACGGCCTGCCCGAGTGGCTGCGCGTCTCCATCGGCCTGCCGCAGGAGAACGAGCGTTTCATCGAGGCGCTGGCGCAGATCCTGCAAGACAAATGA
- the ahpC gene encoding alkyl hydroperoxide reductase subunit C — protein MSLVNTQIKPFKAQALRDGKFIEVTEATLKGKWAVMVFYPADFTFVCPTELEDLADNYAEFQKLGVEVYSVSTDTHFSHKAWHDTSDAIKKIKYTMIGDPTWELSQNFEVLRAGQGLADRGTFIIDPNGVIQGVEVTAEGIGRDAKELLRKVKAAQYVASHPGEVCPAKWKEGEKTLAPSLDLVGKI, from the coding sequence ATGTCTCTCGTCAATACCCAAATCAAACCCTTCAAGGCCCAAGCGCTGCGCGACGGCAAGTTCATCGAAGTGACCGAAGCCACCCTGAAGGGCAAGTGGGCCGTGATGGTGTTCTATCCCGCCGACTTCACTTTCGTGTGCCCCACCGAACTGGAAGATCTGGCCGACAACTACGCTGAATTCCAGAAACTGGGCGTGGAGGTCTACTCCGTGTCGACCGACACCCACTTCTCGCACAAGGCCTGGCACGACACCTCGGACGCCATCAAGAAGATCAAATACACGATGATCGGCGATCCGACCTGGGAACTGTCGCAGAACTTCGAGGTTCTGCGCGCGGGCCAGGGTCTGGCCGACCGCGGCACCTTCATCATCGACCCCAACGGCGTGATCCAGGGCGTCGAAGTTACCGCCGAAGGCATCGGCCGCGACGCCAAGGAGCTGCTGCGCAAGGTCAAGGCCGCCCAATACGTGGCCTCGCACCCGGGTGAAGTCTGCCCCGCCAAGTGGAAAGAAGGCGAGAAGACTCTCGCCCCCTCGCTGGACCTGGTCGGCAAGATCTAA
- the gph gene encoding phosphoglycolate phosphatase (PGP is an essential enzyme in the glycolate salvage pathway in higher organisms (photorespiration in plants). Phosphoglycolate results from the oxidase activity of RubisCO in the Calvin cycle when concentrations of carbon dioxide are low relative to oxygen. This enzyme is a member of the Haloacid Dehalogenase (HAD) superfamily of aspartate-nucleophile hydrolase enzymes (PF00702).), producing the protein MSALVLFDFDGTLADTAPDLAAAANAQRALRGMAPLPVDVLRPVASQGARGMLRVALDLQPEHPDYETARRQFLDHYSANSTVHSRLFPGIAELLEHLRMQGHAWGIVTNKATHLTRPLVSHLGLARHCATLVCGDTTPHSKPHPAPLLHAAQEAGFGTDRCLYVGDDLRDVQAAHAAGMPAIAAAYGYLGDSGAVDTWRAEARADDVAGLWPAITALLPK; encoded by the coding sequence ATGAGCGCGCTGGTTTTATTCGACTTCGACGGCACCCTGGCCGATACGGCCCCCGACCTGGCCGCGGCAGCCAATGCTCAGCGCGCGCTGCGCGGCATGGCGCCCCTACCCGTCGACGTGCTGCGGCCCGTCGCCTCGCAAGGCGCACGCGGCATGCTGCGCGTGGCGCTGGATCTGCAGCCCGAGCATCCCGATTACGAAACCGCCCGCCGTCAGTTCCTCGATCATTACTCGGCCAATTCCACCGTGCACAGCAGGCTTTTCCCGGGCATTGCCGAACTGCTGGAACACCTCCGCATGCAGGGCCATGCCTGGGGCATCGTCACCAACAAGGCCACCCATCTCACGCGCCCCCTCGTTTCGCATCTGGGCCTGGCACGGCACTGCGCCACCCTGGTATGCGGCGATACCACCCCCCACTCCAAACCCCACCCGGCACCGCTGTTGCACGCGGCCCAGGAAGCCGGTTTCGGCACCGACCGCTGCCTCTACGTGGGGGACGATCTGCGCGACGTGCAGGCCGCACACGCCGCCGGCATGCCGGCCATTGCCGCCGCCTACGGCTATCTGGGCGATAGCGGCGCGGTCGATACCTGGCGGGCCGAGGCGCGCGCCGACGACGTCGCGGGACTATGGCCCGCTATCACCGCTTTGCTGCCAAAATAG
- the ompA gene encoding outer membrane protein OmpA, whose translation MNKPSKFALALAFAAVTASGAASAQTVINNWHGNFGEVVKNNTGLCWRDNFWTPATASQACGAQVAQAAKPTPVASKVVFNADAFFDFDKAVLKPEGRKLLDQVATQVQTINLETIIAVGYTDSIGSVAYNLKLSQRRANAVKAYLVGKGIDANRIYTEGKGKSNPVASNATAAGRAKNRRVEIEIVGTRK comes from the coding sequence ATGAACAAACCCTCCAAATTCGCCCTGGCGCTCGCCTTTGCCGCCGTGACGGCTTCGGGCGCTGCTTCCGCCCAAACCGTCATCAACAACTGGCACGGCAATTTTGGCGAAGTAGTCAAGAACAACACTGGACTGTGCTGGCGCGATAATTTCTGGACGCCCGCTACCGCTTCGCAAGCTTGCGGCGCCCAGGTTGCCCAGGCCGCCAAGCCCACGCCGGTGGCTTCGAAGGTCGTCTTTAACGCCGACGCCTTCTTCGACTTCGACAAGGCTGTCCTGAAGCCCGAAGGCCGCAAACTGCTGGACCAGGTCGCTACTCAAGTCCAGACCATCAACCTGGAAACCATCATCGCCGTCGGCTACACCGACTCGATCGGTTCGGTTGCTTACAACCTGAAGCTTTCCCAACGCCGCGCCAACGCCGTCAAGGCCTATCTGGTGGGCAAGGGCATCGACGCCAACCGCATCTACACGGAAGGCAAGGGCAAGTCCAATCCCGTCGCGAGCAATGCCACCGCCGCTGGCCGTGCCAAGAACCGCCGCGTGGAAATCGAAATCGTCGGTACCCGCAAGTAA
- the serC gene encoding 3-phosphoserine/phosphohydroxythreonine transaminase: MARPWNFSAGPAAIPEAVLRQAAAQMLDWHGSGMSVMEMSHRGKHFVQICDEAEGDLRELLSLPSDYAILFMQGGGLGENAIVPMNLLGRRASPAADFLVTGHWSVRSHKEAGRYGDARVIASSAQATQIDGREQLPWTWVPGTDTWTVNRDAAYLHLCSNETIGGLEYMDWPDMAALGAPDVPLVVDASSHFLSRALPIEKTGLVFAGAQKNVGPAGVTVVIARRDLLGHALSICPSAFDYANVAAEHSRYNTPPTFGIYMAGLVFKWIKALGGVAAIEAANIAKSELLYGCLDASGFYRNPVHKPLRSRMNVPFVLRDESLNDAFLAGADQAGLLALKGHKSVGGMRASIYNAMPLEGVQALVDYLKDFERRYG; encoded by the coding sequence ATGGCGCGTCCCTGGAATTTTTCGGCCGGTCCGGCCGCCATCCCCGAGGCCGTGCTGCGGCAGGCGGCCGCCCAGATGCTGGACTGGCACGGCAGCGGCATGTCGGTGATGGAAATGAGCCATCGCGGCAAGCACTTCGTGCAGATCTGCGATGAGGCCGAGGGCGATCTGCGCGAACTGCTGTCCCTGCCTTCCGATTACGCTATTCTTTTCATGCAAGGCGGCGGCCTGGGCGAGAACGCCATCGTGCCCATGAATCTGCTGGGCCGGCGCGCCAGCCCGGCGGCGGATTTCCTGGTGACGGGCCACTGGTCCGTGCGCTCGCACAAGGAAGCCGGCCGCTATGGCGATGCCCGCGTCATCGCATCGAGTGCGCAAGCCACACAGATCGACGGGCGCGAACAATTGCCCTGGACCTGGGTGCCGGGCACGGACACCTGGACCGTCAACCGGGACGCGGCCTATCTGCATTTGTGCAGCAACGAGACCATAGGCGGCCTCGAGTACATGGACTGGCCGGATATGGCCGCGCTGGGCGCCCCCGACGTGCCGCTGGTGGTCGATGCGTCCTCGCATTTCCTGTCGCGCGCCTTGCCCATCGAGAAGACGGGCTTGGTGTTCGCGGGCGCGCAGAAGAATGTCGGCCCGGCCGGCGTCACCGTGGTGATCGCGCGTCGCGACCTGCTGGGCCACGCGCTGTCCATCTGCCCCTCGGCCTTCGATTATGCCAATGTGGCGGCCGAGCATTCGCGCTACAACACGCCGCCCACCTTCGGTATCTACATGGCCGGGCTGGTGTTCAAGTGGATCAAGGCGCTGGGCGGCGTCGCGGCTATCGAGGCTGCCAACATTGCCAAGTCCGAGCTGCTGTACGGCTGCCTGGATGCAAGCGGGTTCTATCGCAATCCGGTGCACAAGCCACTGCGCTCGCGCATGAACGTGCCTTTCGTGTTGCGCGATGAATCGCTCAATGATGCCTTTCTGGCCGGCGCGGACCAGGCCGGTTTGTTGGCCCTGAAGGGGCACAAGAGCGTGGGCGGTATGCGCGCCTCGATCTACAACGCCATGCCGCTCGAAGGTGTGCAGGCCTTGGTCGACTACCTCAAGGATTTCGAGCGACGCTATGGATGA
- the pheA gene encoding prephenate dehydratase encodes MDETLQARLAPLRARIDALDAQILDLLSQRARAAQEVGAVKHELHADGPVLKPEREAQVIRTLQDSNPGPLPDVAIAAVWTEIISACRGLERGMTVAYLGPRGSFSEQAAYEHFGRAVSGLPCSSFDEVFRAVEAGQAEVGMVPVENSTEGAVNRNLDLLLSSPLKILGERSLLIRHCLMTRSGNMDGITTISAHPQALAQCQGWLARHYPDLRTAAAASNSEAARVAAEDASVAAIAGETAATAWGLSVVEAGIQDDTQNRTRFLAIGRIQPTGSGRDKTSLILAVPNRAGAVYEMLAPLAENGVSMSRFESRPARTGQWEYYFYVDIEGHRDDPAVAKALAILQKQVAYFKLLGSYPAQ; translated from the coding sequence ATGGATGAGACATTGCAGGCCAGACTGGCCCCCTTGCGGGCGCGCATCGACGCGCTCGATGCGCAGATCCTCGATCTGTTGAGCCAGCGCGCCCGCGCGGCCCAGGAGGTTGGGGCGGTCAAGCACGAGCTGCACGCCGACGGGCCGGTGCTCAAGCCCGAGCGCGAGGCGCAGGTCATACGCACCTTGCAGGACAGCAATCCGGGGCCGCTGCCCGATGTGGCCATCGCTGCGGTATGGACCGAAATCATCTCCGCCTGCCGCGGGCTGGAACGGGGCATGACGGTGGCCTATCTGGGGCCGCGCGGCTCGTTTTCCGAGCAGGCTGCTTACGAGCACTTTGGCCGCGCAGTGAGCGGCCTGCCGTGCTCCTCTTTCGACGAGGTGTTCCGAGCGGTGGAGGCCGGTCAGGCCGAGGTGGGCATGGTGCCGGTCGAGAACTCCACCGAAGGCGCAGTCAATCGCAACCTGGACCTTTTGCTGAGTTCACCGCTTAAAATCCTGGGCGAGCGTTCGCTCCTGATACGCCACTGCCTGATGACACGCTCGGGCAATATGGATGGCATCACCACGATTTCGGCTCATCCGCAGGCGCTGGCCCAGTGCCAGGGCTGGCTGGCGCGCCATTATCCCGACCTGCGCACCGCGGCGGCGGCCAGCAATTCCGAGGCGGCGCGCGTGGCAGCCGAGGACGCGAGCGTTGCCGCGATCGCGGGCGAGACCGCGGCAACGGCCTGGGGGCTGTCCGTGGTGGAGGCCGGCATCCAGGACGACACCCAGAATCGCACGCGTTTTCTGGCCATAGGCCGCATCCAGCCGACAGGCAGCGGCCGCGACAAGACCAGCCTGATACTAGCCGTGCCCAACCGGGCCGGCGCGGTGTACGAGATGCTGGCGCCGCTGGCCGAGAACGGCGTGTCCATGAGCCGCTTCGAGTCGCGCCCGGCACGCACGGGGCAGTGGGAGTACTACTTCTACGTCGACATCGAAGGTCATCGCGACGATCCGGCGGTGGCTAAGGCGCTGGCCATTCTGCAAAAGCAGGTGGCGTATTTCAAGCTGCTGGGTTCGTATCCGGCCCAGTAG
- the gyrA gene encoding DNA gyrase subunit A, whose protein sequence is MDSFAKETLPVSLEEEMRRSYLDYAMSVIVGRALPDVRDGLKPVHRRVLFAMHELNNDWNRAYKKSARIVGDVIGKYHPHGDQSVYDTIVRMAQDFSMRYMLVDGQGNFGSIDGDNAAAMRYTEIRLAKIAHELLADIDQETVDFGPNYDGSEQEPLLLPSRLPNLLVNGSSGIAVGMATNIPPHNLSEVVDGCLYCLRNPECTVDELIELIPAPDFPTGAIIYGISGVREGYRTGRGRVVMRAKTHFEDMEKGNRQAIVVDAIPYQVNKKSLQERIAELVNEKKIEGISDIRDESDKDGMRLVIELKRGEVPEVVLNNLYKNTQLQDTFGMNLVALVDGQPRLLNLKQLIHYFLLHRREVVTRRTVFQLRKARERGHVLEGLAVALANIDDFIAIIRAAPTPPVAKQDLMARSWDSSLVREMLARAEGNVLGGSAAYRPDGLEANYGLQGDGLYRLSDTQAQEILNMRLQRLTGLEQDKIVGEYREVMDNISDLLDILSRPERITDIISDELTAIKAEFSTGAKDTRRAEIETNATEIDTEDLITPMDMVVTMSHGGYIKSQPLSEYRSQRRGGRGKQATTMKEDDWIDQLFIANTHDYLLCFSNRGRVYWLKVWEVPSGSRGSRGRPIVNMFPLADGEKVTVVLPVKEFSDDHYIFMATSRGTVKKTPLSDFSNPRKAGIIAVDLDEGDYLIGADLTDGKHDVMLFSDSGKAVRFDENDVRPMGRNARGVRGMMLEDSQSVISLLVAGDESQSVLTATENGYGKRTSIVEYTRHGRGTKGMIAIQTSSRNGKVVGAVLVDAADEIMLITTGGVLVRTRVSEIREMGRATQGVTLINVDDGSSLSGVRRVVESDADEEDVAEQDDGAQAQQDTQ, encoded by the coding sequence ATGGATTCCTTTGCCAAGGAGACGCTTCCGGTATCGCTGGAAGAAGAGATGCGCCGCAGCTACCTCGATTACGCCATGAGCGTGATCGTGGGGCGGGCCCTGCCGGATGTGCGCGATGGCCTCAAGCCGGTGCATCGGCGCGTGCTGTTCGCCATGCACGAACTGAACAACGACTGGAACCGGGCCTACAAGAAGTCGGCCCGTATCGTCGGCGACGTCATCGGTAAGTACCACCCGCACGGCGACCAGTCGGTCTATGACACCATCGTCCGCATGGCGCAGGATTTCTCCATGCGCTACATGCTGGTGGACGGCCAGGGCAACTTCGGCTCGATCGACGGCGACAACGCCGCGGCCATGCGCTACACCGAAATCCGCCTGGCCAAGATCGCCCACGAACTGCTGGCCGACATTGACCAGGAAACCGTTGATTTTGGCCCCAATTACGATGGCAGCGAACAAGAACCGCTGCTGCTGCCTTCGCGCCTGCCCAATCTGCTGGTCAACGGCAGTTCGGGTATCGCGGTGGGCATGGCCACCAATATTCCGCCGCACAATTTGTCGGAAGTGGTCGACGGCTGCCTGTATTGCCTGCGCAATCCCGAATGCACGGTCGACGAGCTGATCGAGCTCATCCCAGCTCCGGATTTCCCCACGGGGGCCATCATCTATGGCATCTCGGGTGTGCGCGAGGGTTATCGCACCGGCCGCGGTCGGGTGGTGATGCGTGCCAAGACGCACTTCGAGGACATGGAGAAGGGCAACCGTCAGGCCATCGTGGTCGACGCGATTCCTTATCAGGTCAACAAAAAATCGCTGCAGGAGCGCATTGCCGAGCTGGTCAACGAAAAGAAGATCGAAGGTATCTCCGATATCCGCGACGAGTCCGACAAAGACGGCATGCGCCTGGTGATCGAGCTCAAGCGCGGCGAGGTGCCCGAGGTCGTCCTCAATAATCTGTACAAGAACACGCAGTTGCAGGACACCTTCGGGATGAACCTGGTGGCGCTGGTCGACGGCCAGCCGCGCCTCCTGAACCTGAAGCAGCTGATCCACTACTTCCTGCTGCATCGCCGCGAAGTGGTGACGCGCCGCACGGTGTTCCAGCTGCGCAAGGCGCGCGAGCGCGGGCACGTACTGGAAGGCCTGGCGGTGGCGCTGGCTAATATCGACGATTTCATCGCCATCATCCGTGCGGCGCCCACGCCGCCGGTCGCCAAGCAGGACCTGATGGCGCGCTCGTGGGATTCCTCCCTGGTGCGCGAGATGTTGGCGCGCGCCGAAGGCAATGTGCTGGGCGGCAGCGCGGCGTATCGCCCCGATGGCCTGGAAGCCAATTACGGCCTGCAGGGCGATGGCCTGTATCGCCTGAGCGATACCCAGGCGCAGGAAATCCTGAACATGCGCTTGCAGCGCCTGACTGGCCTGGAGCAGGACAAGATCGTCGGCGAATACCGCGAAGTGATGGACAACATCTCCGACCTGCTCGACATCCTGTCGCGCCCCGAGCGCATCACGGACATCATCAGTGACGAACTCACGGCGATCAAGGCCGAGTTCTCGACAGGCGCGAAAGACACGCGCCGCGCCGAGATCGAAACCAATGCCACCGAGATCGACACCGAAGACCTGATCACTCCCATGGACATGGTGGTGACCATGTCGCACGGCGGCTATATCAAGAGCCAGCCGCTGTCCGAATACCGTTCGCAGCGTCGCGGCGGCCGCGGTAAGCAGGCCACCACCATGAAGGAAGACGACTGGATCGACCAGCTCTTCATCGCCAACACGCACGATTACCTGCTGTGCTTCTCCAACCGCGGCCGGGTGTATTGGCTGAAAGTCTGGGAAGTGCCTTCGGGCTCGCGCGGTTCGCGCGGCCGGCCTATCGTCAACATGTTTCCGCTGGCCGACGGCGAGAAGGTCACGGTGGTGCTGCCGGTCAAGGAGTTCAGCGACGATCACTACATCTTCATGGCCACATCGCGTGGCACGGTCAAGAAGACGCCGCTGTCCGATTTCTCCAATCCGCGCAAGGCCGGCATCATTGCGGTTGACCTGGACGAGGGCGATTACCTGATCGGCGCTGACCTGACCGACGGCAAGCACGATGTGATGCTGTTCTCCGACTCCGGCAAGGCGGTGCGCTTTGACGAGAACGATGTGCGCCCGATGGGTCGCAATGCCCGTGGCGTGCGCGGCATGATGCTCGAGGACAGCCAGTCGGTGATTTCGTTGCTGGTGGCCGGCGACGAGTCGCAAAGCGTGCTCACCGCCACCGAGAACGGCTACGGCAAGCGTACGTCCATCGTGGAATACACTCGCCACGGCCGCGGCACCAAGGGCATGATCGCCATCCAGACCTCGTCGCGCAATGGCAAGGTGGTGGGAGCCGTATTGGTGGATGCGGCCGACGAGATCATGCTCATCACGACGGGCGGCGTGCTGGTGCGCACTCGCGTGAGTGAAATCCGCGAGATGGGCCGCGCCACGCAAGGCGTGACGCTCATCAACGTCGACGACGGCAGCAGCCTGTCGGGCGTGCGCCGCGTGGTCGAGAGCGATGCCGACGAAGAAGATGTCGCGGAACAGGACGACGGCGCTCAAGCGCAGCAAGATACACAATAG
- the ubiG gene encoding bifunctional 2-polyprenyl-6-hydroxyphenol methylase/3-demethylubiquinol 3-O-methyltransferase UbiG, protein MSTDTSSNTGVNADQAELDKFSALASRWWDPESEFKPLHAINPLRLDWIRERLGSLAGRRILDVGCGGGILSESMARAGAEVTGIDLAERSLKIAKLHGLESGIKVDYRNVPVEQLAAEQPASFDVITCMEMLEHVPDPGSIVHACAQLAKPGGWVFFSTLNRNPKSFLFAIVGAEYLLKLLPRGTHSYASFIKPSELAAYTRKADLTTVELKGMEYNPLTQVYTLSGNTSVNYLVATRKEQ, encoded by the coding sequence ATGAGCACCGACACCTCCTCCAATACCGGCGTGAATGCCGACCAAGCCGAACTCGATAAATTCAGTGCCCTGGCCTCCCGCTGGTGGGACCCGGAAAGCGAGTTCAAGCCTCTGCATGCCATCAACCCCCTGCGCCTGGATTGGATACGCGAGCGCCTAGGCAGCCTTGCCGGGCGGCGCATCCTGGACGTGGGCTGCGGCGGCGGCATCCTGTCCGAAAGCATGGCACGAGCCGGCGCCGAGGTCACCGGTATCGATCTGGCAGAGAGATCGCTGAAAATCGCCAAGCTGCACGGCCTGGAATCCGGAATTAAGGTGGACTACCGCAATGTGCCGGTCGAACAGCTGGCGGCCGAGCAGCCCGCTTCCTTCGACGTAATCACCTGCATGGAAATGCTCGAACATGTCCCCGATCCGGGTTCCATCGTGCATGCCTGCGCCCAGTTGGCCAAACCCGGCGGTTGGGTGTTTTTCTCCACGCTCAACCGCAACCCCAAGTCCTTCCTGTTTGCCATCGTCGGCGCCGAATACCTGCTCAAGCTCCTGCCGCGTGGCACCCACAGCTATGCCAGCTTCATCAAGCCCAGCGAACTGGCGGCCTACACACGCAAGGCGGACCTGACCACCGTCGAGCTCAAGGGCATGGAATACAACCCCCTCACCCAGGTCTATACGCTCAGCGGCAATACCTCGGTGAACTACCTGGTCGCCACACGCAAAGAGCAATGA
- the ahpF gene encoding alkyl hydroperoxide reductase subunit F: MLDAAIKTQMQTYMQMISQPIEIVASVDDSEKSRELIELLQDIAAMSDKISYTERRDDNERKPSFSINRPGENLGIRFAAIPLGHEFTSLVLALLQAGGHPIKLDADVIEQIKNLDGDYTFETYMSLSCQNCPEVVQSLNVMSLINPRIRNTTIDGALFQNEVESREIMAVPTIYLNGETFGQGRMGVADFLAKLDANASTLDAARLNARDPFDVLIVGGGPAGAASAIYAARKGVRTGVVAERFGGQVLDTLAIENFISVKETEGPRLAAALEEHVKEYGVDIMNTQRAVELIPGADCIQVKLENGALLKSRSVILSTGARWRNVNVPGEQEYRNHGVAYCPHCDGPLFKGKRVSVIGGGNSGVEAAIDLAGITEHVTLLEFGEALRADAVLQRKLYSLPNVTVHTLAQTTEITGDGTKVNGLTYTDRKTGESRHVALEAVFVQIGLVPNTEWLKGTVALSRFGEIEVDARGQTSVPGVFAAGDCTTVPYKQIVIAMGEGSKAALSAFDHLIRMPVPAEAQALAA; this comes from the coding sequence ATGCTGGACGCCGCCATCAAGACCCAGATGCAAACCTATATGCAGATGATCTCGCAGCCCATCGAGATCGTCGCATCGGTCGATGACAGCGAGAAATCGCGCGAATTGATCGAGCTCCTGCAGGATATCGCCGCCATGTCGGACAAGATCTCCTACACCGAACGTCGCGACGACAACGAGCGCAAGCCGTCCTTCAGCATCAACCGCCCCGGCGAAAATCTTGGCATCCGCTTTGCCGCCATTCCCCTGGGCCACGAATTCACCTCGCTGGTGCTTGCCCTGCTGCAAGCCGGCGGCCACCCGATCAAGCTCGATGCCGACGTGATCGAGCAGATCAAGAACCTCGACGGCGACTACACCTTCGAGACTTATATGTCGCTGTCGTGCCAGAACTGCCCGGAAGTAGTGCAGTCGCTCAACGTAATGTCGCTTATCAACCCGCGCATCCGCAACACCACGATAGACGGCGCCCTCTTCCAGAACGAAGTCGAAAGCCGCGAGATCATGGCCGTTCCCACGATCTACCTGAACGGCGAGACTTTTGGTCAGGGTCGCATGGGCGTTGCCGACTTCCTCGCCAAGCTCGACGCCAATGCCAGCACCCTCGACGCCGCCAGGCTCAATGCCCGCGACCCCTTTGACGTACTGATCGTCGGCGGCGGCCCGGCCGGTGCAGCCTCGGCTATTTATGCAGCCCGCAAGGGCGTGCGCACCGGCGTGGTTGCCGAGCGTTTCGGCGGTCAGGTGCTCGACACGTTGGCCATCGAGAACTTCATCTCGGTCAAGGAGACCGAAGGCCCACGCCTGGCCGCGGCACTCGAAGAGCACGTCAAGGAATATGGCGTAGATATCATGAATACGCAGCGCGCCGTCGAACTGATTCCTGGCGCGGATTGCATCCAGGTCAAGCTCGAAAACGGTGCCCTGCTCAAAAGCCGCTCGGTCATCCTGTCCACCGGAGCGCGCTGGCGCAACGTCAACGTGCCGGGCGAGCAGGAATACCGCAACCACGGCGTGGCCTACTGCCCGCATTGCGACGGCCCCCTGTTCAAGGGCAAGCGCGTCTCGGTGATCGGCGGGGGCAACTCCGGCGTGGAGGCGGCCATCGACCTGGCCGGCATCACCGAGCACGTGACCCTGCTGGAATTCGGTGAAGCGCTGCGTGCCGATGCCGTCCTGCAGCGCAAGCTGTACAGCCTGCCCAACGTCACGGTGCATACCTTGGCGCAGACCACCGAGATCACCGGCGACGGCACCAAGGTCAACGGCCTGACCTATACCGACCGCAAGACGGGCGAAAGCCGTCACGTCGCGCTTGAAGCGGTGTTCGTGCAGATCGGCCTGGTGCCCAACACGGAATGGCTCAAGGGCACGGTGGCCTTGTCCAGGTTCGGCGAAATCGAGGTCGATGCCCGCGGCCAGACCTCGGTGCCAGGCGTATTCGCCGCCGGCGACTGCACTACCGTGCCGTACAAGCAGATCGTCATCGCCATGGGCGAAGGTTCCAAGGCCGCGCTCTCGGCCTTCGACCACCTGATCCGCATGCCGGTGCCGGCCGAGGCGCAAGCCCTGGCGGCCTGA